A genomic region of Pseudomonas abietaniphila contains the following coding sequences:
- a CDS encoding LysR family transcriptional regulator has translation MAADIQDLLAFVAVVKAGGFREGARASGKSASSLSDAVRRMESRLGVRLLNRTTRSVVPTEAGARLMERIVPALGEVESAMDVVNDFRDRPSGTLKLNVPASAARLVLPAIITPFLQAHPDIRLEVIVEESFVDMLAAGCDAGIRYDDRLEQDMIAVPIGPRIQRFATAASPAYLDARGRPKHPRDLLEHDCLRGKFPSGAIPLWEYERDGETLRVDPTGPLVVNIAGAVDLAVQAAIDGLGIVFLFEDWLRPHLESGALEPVLEPWWQSFSGPFLYYSGRRYLPSPLRAFVDFIKAR, from the coding sequence ATGGCAGCGGATATTCAAGACTTGTTGGCCTTTGTGGCCGTGGTAAAAGCAGGCGGCTTTCGTGAAGGTGCCCGCGCGAGCGGTAAGTCGGCGTCGAGCCTGAGTGACGCCGTGCGACGTATGGAGTCCCGACTCGGCGTGCGCCTGCTCAACCGGACCACGCGCAGTGTGGTGCCGACGGAAGCCGGCGCCAGGCTGATGGAGCGGATCGTACCGGCGCTGGGCGAAGTCGAGTCCGCCATGGACGTGGTGAATGATTTCCGTGACCGACCTTCAGGGACGCTGAAACTCAACGTGCCCGCCAGTGCTGCGCGTCTGGTGTTGCCCGCGATCATCACGCCGTTTCTGCAGGCGCACCCTGATATCCGCCTGGAAGTCATCGTTGAAGAAAGCTTCGTCGACATGCTCGCCGCCGGTTGCGATGCGGGCATTCGTTACGATGATCGCCTGGAGCAGGACATGATTGCCGTGCCGATCGGGCCGAGGATTCAGCGCTTCGCCACGGCGGCGTCGCCCGCTTACCTGGATGCCAGAGGTCGCCCCAAGCACCCTCGTGATCTGCTCGAACACGATTGCCTGCGCGGCAAGTTCCCCAGCGGCGCGATACCGTTGTGGGAGTACGAGCGCGACGGCGAAACCCTGCGCGTCGACCCGACCGGCCCGCTGGTCGTCAACATCGCCGGCGCTGTCGACCTCGCCGTACAGGCCGCCATCGACGGGCTCGGCATTGTCTTCCTCTTCGAAGACTGGCTGCGCCCTCACCTGGAAAGCGGCGCACTGGAACCGGTGCTTGAGCCGTGGTGGCAGAGCTTTAGCGGGCCCTTCCTTTATTACTCGGGCCGCCGCTACCTGCCCTCGCCGCTTCGCGCGTTTGTGGATTTCATCAAGGCAAGGTGA